ACCGCAGGGTCGGTTTCTACCAGTTCTTTGATGCCTTTTGCGAGGCAGCGATTGCCCATGCTATGCGCAATCAAGTAAATATTTTCGGCGTCCGTTTTTTCGCAAAAATCTTTCATAAACGCCTCAAAATTTCCCTGCGACCATTCCACATTGTTCTCGTCGGCGGTGTATTTCAAAAGCTTGGCATGAGACGGCCAGCTATAAAAAATCGGCGCGCCCTTAAACTGAAGATCAAACGCCATTTGCGCGGTTCGGCGGGCGGCATCTTCAAAACTCACATTGTAGCCATGCACGAAAATAAATGCCGCTTTCTTTTCCGACTGATTGAGCCTATCCGATAGGGTTTGAAAAAAGATGCCCTTTTCCTGCTCGGTAATTTTCAGAAGCGCAACATGTTTTTCGGGATTGTCTCGAAACTCAAGCCGCAAAACAGATGGTGATTCAAGCTCGCCTGTCTGATGGTTTTTAGGAATGCTCACTTCACACATGCCGTAATGAAGCTTGCCGCGTTCATATCCGTAAAAATCGCCCGGCTTTGATTTTCCGGTCGGCTTGCGATCGGTTGCATGAAAAACTTGCATAATGTGATAGGCTACTTTTTCGTCAGTGCCTAAAAATCCTTCAGCGCTAGCAGCGCCACCAAAAAATCTATCGGCGGAGAAACCTAACAAGTCCATTCCTTTTGATTCCGAAAAGGGAGGGAAGTCAGCCTCTAATTCACCCGGTTCTTCGAAAGCTTCGGATTCCAGCATTTCGTCGGGATTCTCGGCGTGGCTGAGCATTGCCAATAATTGCTCGGCCAATTGCTCGGCTTGTTCAATCAGGTCTTGAAAATCCGATGGGCATTGCATGAGAAATTCCTCAATTTGTTTCCAAAGCAAATCAAGTTTTTCCATGTCCTTTTCTTTTAAAAGGCGTTTGGCTTCGATATGGAGTTGCTGAAAAACATCTTGCCACTGATCAAAACCCTGCAAAAACCCCCAATGAATTGTTTCCATATGAATGAAGGATAAGTTTGGTTTGGGATGAAAAGCCGGTAAGATTTGCTTACCGTCAGGTTGCTCGAATGCTCATCCAAAAATATGAGACTTTTTGAAATGATTCCCAGGTTGGCGTAAGCAATTTTTTAAACAGGGCTTTTCTGAATGGAAAAAATAACAGCTAACGGTTAGAAACTGAATTTTTAACGTTTGATAAAAAAGGCATTTGCTATCGTCCCGACTTTAACGTAAATTCGTAACGCTGGTTGTAGTACTCTTTACCATTGGTTACTAGTGATGTCTTATCAACAACTAAAGCAAATAAATTATCATGGCTGACGAACAAAATCCATTAAATGATTTGCTCACCAACGCAACAAACGCTTTTGGTGAAATTGGCAATGCACACATGGCCCTTCTTAATAAAGGCATGGGTGCTTTTGGTTCAGTTGCTGGTAACGTCCTCAATGGTTTTACAGATTTCGTAAAATCATTTACCGCGACCGTTACTCAGGTGTTAGAAAAAGTAACTGCACCGAAACAATAAGCTGTTTAGCTGGTTCAGACTCAAAAGCCATCCGAAATCAACCGCGGATGGCTTTCTTTTTTTCTGCGCGTTTTCTTCTATAACCACACTTTTCTTTTTCAGCTTCAAAAAGGCTATGAAAGCCGTTGCATCGAGTTTGGAAAAAGAGCATATTTGGAAGTTTTCGTGTCGTCAATTCAATTATGTTCAAAACCATGTCGCAAAAATACACTGTCGCCGTTCTTGGCGCTACCGGTCTGGTTGGCCGCACCATGATTCAAGTGCTTGAAGAAAGAAATTTTCCTGTTAGCGAATTGATTCCGTTAGCTTCGCCAAAATCGATTGGGCAAAAAGTTTCTTTTCAAGGCAAAGAGTTTCCTGTTCAAGTTCCATCGGCAGAAATTTTTCAAAAAGTTGATATTGCGCTTTTTTCCGCAGGTGGTTCTGTTAGTCAAGAGTGGGGCCCGATTGCGGCAGCAAATGGAGCGATTGTCATTGATAATTCCTCCGCTTTTCGAATGGATGAGCAAATTCCGCTCGTTGTGCC
Above is a window of Chloroherpeton thalassium ATCC 35110 DNA encoding:
- a CDS encoding alpha/beta hydrolase — protein: METIHWGFLQGFDQWQDVFQQLHIEAKRLLKEKDMEKLDLLWKQIEEFLMQCPSDFQDLIEQAEQLAEQLLAMLSHAENPDEMLESEAFEEPGELEADFPPFSESKGMDLLGFSADRFFGGAASAEGFLGTDEKVAYHIMQVFHATDRKPTGKSKPGDFYGYERGKLHYGMCEVSIPKNHQTGELESPSVLRLEFRDNPEKHVALLKITEQEKGIFFQTLSDRLNQSEKKAAFIFVHGYNVSFEDAARRTAQMAFDLQFKGAPIFYSWPSHAKLLKYTADENNVEWSQGNFEAFMKDFCEKTDAENIYLIAHSMGNRCLAKGIKELVETDPAVRARFREIILTAPDIDADVFKEQIAPVIAMPNFPVTLYASSKDKALRLSKLLHGGYPRAGESGEQLVLADGIETIDSTNVDTSLLGHGYFSDNRSVLSDIYYLLKDLRPDKRYLSQIHHPPKQKYWEFQR